In one Pangasianodon hypophthalmus isolate fPanHyp1 chromosome 22, fPanHyp1.pri, whole genome shotgun sequence genomic region, the following are encoded:
- the ythdf3 gene encoding YTH domain-containing family protein 3 has translation MSATTVDQRPKGQGNKVQNGSMHQKDSVNDDDFENYLSSQTNQSNSYPPMSDPYMPSYYAPSIGFPYSLGEAAWSTAGDPPMPYLTTYGQMSNGEHHFIPDGVFSQPGALGNTPPFLSQHGFNFFPGNADFSTWGTSGSQGQSTQSSAYSSSYGYAPSSLGRAIADGQAGFGSDTQLSKVPPLSSIDQGMAGLKLGSDMASVTKTVGSPLGGTAGMSSMAANSVPPVSSSAPKPTSWAAIAKKPAKPQPKLKPKANPGMGSGATIPPPPIKHNMNIGTWDDKVSITKPPLAQQMLPPQPLVQPQILAQPQPLLPPQPQPQQLQLQSPQPPPQLQPGPPHPLQHHPSQPAPPQPQHPLPQQNAPPQNRWVAPRNRMATFNQSGGQENFGLGPGVPLSASPSAPGELHPVLEKLKALNSYNPKDFDWNVKNGRVFIIKSYSEDDIHRSIKYSIWCSTEHGNKRLDAAYRSLATKGPLYLLFSVNGSGHFCGVAEMKSPVDYNAYAGVWSQDKWKGKFEVKWIFVKDVPNNQLRHIRLENNDNKPVTNSRDTQEVPLEKAKQVLKIIATFKHTTSIFDDFAHYEKRQEEEEAIRRERTRNKQ, from the exons ATGTCTGCCACAACTGTTGATCAG AGACCTAAAGGCCAAGGAAATAAAG TGCAAAACGGTTCGATGCATCAGAAGGATTCTGTAAACGATGACGATTTTGAGAATTACTTAAGCAGCCAGACAAATCAG AGTAATAGCTACCCACCAATGTCTGACCCCTACATGCCCAGCTACTATGCCCCATCTATTGGATTTCCGTACTCTCTGGGTGAAGCTGCGTGGTCCACCGCAGGCGACCCGCCTATGCCCTACTTGACtacctatggacagatgagcaATGGCGAGCACCATTTCATCCCCGACGGAGTGTTTAGCCAGCCCGGTGCTTTAGGCAACACGCCTCCCTTTCTTAGTCAACATGGATTTAACTTCTTTCCCGGCAACGCAGACTTTTCCACCTGGGGCACCAGCGGCTCGCAGGGCCAGTCGACCCAGAGTTCAGCATATAGCAGCAGCTACGGCTACGCGCCCAGCTCTCTGGGCAGGGCTATAGCAGACGGACAGGCCGGCTTTGGCAGTGACACGCAGCTCAGCAAGGTTCCTCCCCTGAGCAGCATTGATCAAGGCATGGCCGGGCTCAAGCTCGGATCTGACATGGCATCCGTCACCAAAACTGTCGGTTCTCCTCTTGGAGGAACAGCTGGCATGAGCAGCATGGCAGCTAACAGCGTGCCTCCTGTTAGCTCCTCAGCTCCTAAGCCTACATCATGGGCAGCCATAGCTAAGAAACCAGCTAAACCTCAGCCCAAACTCAAGCCTAAGGCCAATCCAGGCATGGGAAGTGGTGCCACCATCCCTCCACCGCCTATAAAGCATAACATGAACATTGGAACTTGGGATGACAAAGTTTCCATCACGAAACCACCACTTGCTCAGCAGATGTTGCCCCCTCAGCCTCTGGTGCAGCCTCAGATTTTAGCTCAGCCTCAGCCTTTATTGCCTCCTCAACCCCAACCCCAGCAGCTCCAGCTTCAGTCCCCTCAACCTCCTCCACAACTTCAACCAGGTCCACCACATCCTCTCCAGCACCATCCATCCCAGCCCGCCCCTCCTCAGCCCCAGCATCCTCTCCCTCAGCAGAATGCGCCACCCCAGAACCGTTGGGTGGCCCCGAGGAACAGGATGGCCACGTTTAACCAGAGCGGGGGGCAGGAGAACTTCGGTCTGGGCCCCGGTGTGCCTCTGAGTGCCTCCCCGTCCGCCCCCGGTGAGCTCCACCCGGTGCTGGAGAAGCTCAAAGCGCTTAACAGCTACAACCCCAAAGACTTTGACTGGAACGTGAAGAACGGACGCGTGTTCATCATTAAGAGCTACTCCGAGGACGACATCCACCGTTCCATCAAGTACTCGATCTGGTGCAGCACGGAGCATGGCAACAAGCGGCTGGACGCAGCGTACCGCTCGCTGGCCACCAAGGGCCCGCTCTACCTTCTGTTCAGTGTCAACGGCAGTGGCCATTTCTGCGGCGTGGCTGAGATGAAGTCGCCCGTGGACTACAACGCGTATGCCGGCGTCTGGTCTCAGGACAAGTGGAAGGGCAAGTTCGAGGTCAAGTGGATCTTCGTCAAGGACGTGCCCAACAACCAGCTGCGGCACATCCGCCTGGAGAACAATGACAACAAGCCGGTCACCAACTCCAGGGACACTCAGGAGGTGCCTCTGGAAAAGGCCAAGCAAGTGCTTAAAATTATCGCCACTTTCAAGCATACCACCTCGATCTTTGACGATTTTGCACATTATGAAAAACggcaggaggaagaggaagccaTACGTAGG GAGCGAACTAGAAATAAACAGTAA